The Thermodesulfobacteriota bacterium genome contains a region encoding:
- a CDS encoding metallopeptidase family protein gives DLLGLYQGIPITQRGVAYGNVLPDKITLFQRPIESVCKTKKEVEEKVAEVILHEVGHYFGLDEERLEELEEEE, from the coding sequence ACGACCTCTTGGGTCTTTATCAGGGGATCCCCATCACCCAACGAGGGGTTGCTTACGGAAACGTCCTTCCCGACAAGATCACCCTCTTTCAGCGGCCCATCGAATCGGTCTGCAAGACGAAAAAGGAGGTCGAAGAGAAGGTCGCCGAAGTGATCCTCCACGAGGTAGGTCACTACTTCGGCTTAGACGAGGAAAGGTTAGAAGAGCTGGAGGAGGAAGAGTAG
- a CDS encoding alanine--glyoxylate aminotransferase family protein, whose product MEKWLGGDQHPSYRILMGPGPSNVHYRVYQAMSNPVIGYLDPQILSCMDEISELLRGVFQTRNPVTLAISATGSAGMETSFVNFVEPGDVVVIGVNGFFADRMTQVASRCGAKVIRVEAEWGRIIEPERMIQALKEHPEAKVCGIVHGETSTGVREPIEEIGAYCKGKDVLFVVDAVTTLGGYPVKVDEWGIDVCYASSQKCLGVPPGLSPITVSPKAMEVLRSRKSPVQSFYFDLTLLEKYWGSERVYHHTAPASLFYAMREGLKIIFEEGLEERFKRHQTLGDRLKMELEALGFKLFAQEGYRLPMLTSVVLPEGFDDVKMRSKLLNEYNIEVGGGLGILKGKIWRIGLMGETCKLRYIHCLIGALKEMLF is encoded by the coding sequence ATGGAGAAATGGTTGGGCGGGGATCAGCATCCGAGCTATCGAATCCTGATGGGGCCCGGGCCGAGCAACGTCCACTACCGGGTCTATCAGGCGATGTCCAATCCCGTCATCGGTTACCTCGACCCACAGATCCTTTCCTGCATGGATGAGATCAGCGAGCTGTTGAGGGGGGTGTTTCAGACGAGGAACCCCGTCACCCTGGCCATCTCGGCCACGGGGAGTGCCGGGATGGAGACCTCTTTTGTCAATTTCGTGGAACCGGGCGACGTGGTCGTCATCGGGGTCAACGGTTTTTTCGCGGACCGGATGACCCAGGTGGCCTCCCGATGCGGGGCAAAGGTGATCCGGGTGGAAGCGGAGTGGGGCAGGATCATCGAGCCCGAGAGGATGATTCAGGCGTTGAAGGAGCATCCCGAGGCCAAGGTCTGCGGCATCGTCCACGGGGAGACCTCCACCGGCGTTCGGGAGCCCATCGAGGAGATCGGAGCCTACTGCAAAGGGAAGGACGTCCTTTTCGTGGTGGATGCGGTGACCACCTTGGGCGGTTATCCGGTCAAGGTGGACGAGTGGGGGATCGATGTCTGCTATGCCAGTTCCCAGAAATGTTTGGGCGTGCCGCCCGGACTCTCTCCGATCACGGTCAGCCCCAAAGCGATGGAGGTCCTCCGCTCCCGAAAGAGTCCCGTCCAGAGCTTCTATTTCGACCTCACCCTGCTCGAGAAATACTGGGGATCGGAGAGGGTCTACCACCACACCGCTCCGGCCTCCCTCTTCTATGCCATGCGGGAGGGGTTGAAGATCATCTTCGAGGAGGGGCTGGAAGAGCGGTTCAAGAGACACCAAACTCTGGGGGACCGTTTGAAGATGGAACTGGAGGCCCTCGGGTTTAAACTCTTCGCCCAAGAGGGCTACCGCCTGCCCATGCTCACCTCGGTGGTCCTCCCCGAAGGATTCGACGACGTCAAGATGCGATCGAAGCTTTTGAACGAATACAATATCGAGGTGGGGGGAGGATTAGGCATCCTGAAAGGAAAGATCTGGAGGATCGGCCTCATGGGCGAGACCTGCAAGCTCCGTTACATCCACTGCCTCATCGGCGCCCTGAAGGAGATGCTTTTTTAA
- a CDS encoding (Fe-S)-binding protein: MSPQLQFDEKRRKAIAQCSRCSFCRAVCPIFDLTKRPMTNASGKMILLKEIMEGKLPLTEAVAQAFLRCTTCMNCTVNCPSGVDPQEMVKAMRKDLVAAGFDNLFKAMGETVEKYGNIYGETERHDWGHKKGKAAYVLFLGCVGTFREEEGVEEVLRLLDLLKVDYTLIDEVCCSGVLEDVGYKIKEDLAKKNIEAIHKTEAKTLITTCPYCYRVFKDHPSYQGLAVDIQHITQFLKGFDFGVKTDKRVTYHDPCDLGRHAGIYEEPREIIRKIAPNFVEPRRTRENAMCCGAGGGFRGAFAKESVRIARNRLSQIIEDTGAEVLLTECPSCLHNFKNAKRQKQKIEIYNLTEFLAKLYREKEASSQTEATA; this comes from the coding sequence ATGTCCCCCCAGCTCCAGTTCGATGAAAAACGCCGAAAGGCCATCGCCCAGTGTTCCCGGTGCAGTTTCTGCCGGGCCGTCTGCCCCATCTTCGACTTGACCAAAAGGCCGATGACGAATGCCAGCGGCAAGATGATCCTCCTCAAGGAGATCATGGAGGGTAAGCTCCCCCTCACCGAGGCAGTGGCCCAGGCCTTTCTGCGCTGCACGACCTGCATGAACTGCACGGTCAACTGCCCCTCGGGCGTCGATCCCCAGGAGATGGTCAAGGCGATGCGAAAAGATTTGGTCGCCGCTGGCTTCGACAATCTCTTCAAGGCCATGGGCGAAACCGTAGAAAAGTACGGAAACATCTACGGCGAAACGGAGCGTCACGACTGGGGACACAAAAAGGGCAAGGCCGCCTATGTGCTCTTCCTGGGTTGCGTGGGGACCTTTCGAGAGGAAGAGGGCGTCGAGGAGGTCCTCCGGCTGCTCGACCTCTTGAAGGTCGACTACACCCTGATCGACGAGGTCTGCTGCAGCGGTGTCCTCGAGGACGTGGGGTATAAGATCAAAGAGGATTTAGCGAAAAAGAATATCGAGGCCATCCACAAGACCGAGGCGAAGACCCTGATCACCACCTGCCCGTATTGCTACCGCGTGTTCAAAGACCATCCCTCCTACCAGGGGCTTGCGGTGGACATTCAGCATATCACCCAGTTTCTCAAGGGGTTCGACTTCGGCGTCAAGACCGACAAAAGGGTCACCTACCACGACCCCTGCGACCTGGGCCGCCATGCGGGCATCTACGAGGAACCGAGGGAGATCATCCGGAAGATCGCGCCCAATTTTGTGGAGCCGAGAAGGACCCGGGAAAACGCCATGTGCTGTGGCGCGGGAGGCGGCTTCCGGGGGGCCTTTGCCAAGGAGTCGGTCCGGATCGCCAGAAATCGCCTGAGCCAGATCATCGAAGATACCGGCGCCGAGGTGCTCCTGACCGAATGCCCCTCGTGCCTTCACAACTTCAAGAATGCCAAACGGCAGAAGCAGAAGATCGAGATCTACAACCTCACCGAATTTCTGGCCAAACTCTATCGGGAGAAAGAGGCGTCCTCTCAAACCGAGGCGACGGCCTGA
- a CDS encoding FAD-binding protein, which yields MIIEKLIEMVGRDNATDQLEELVPYSYDASMNVHRPDAVVWPESTEQVIQIVKFANEEKIPIIPRGAGTSLSGGVVPIQGGIVIDLSKMNRILEISIENRYARVEAGVICDDLNRELAKHGFVFPPDPASSSVATIGGNVATNAGGIKGAKYGTTRDYVLGLQVVLPTGERMRTGAYTMKSVSGYDLAKLFVGAEGTLGVITEVTLKINPLPRHAMTAVATYQRLEDAGRAIFQTMTSGVIPSVMEIMDKVTLRSIKENTDIPLPEAEAMILTETDGFTWEEVEAQMEVVLDILKKNHPIEIKTAKDEKDRLHLWKARKSAYATLARVSNSFVLDDVTVPISRIPQLLVGIQEISQKYRITVATFGHAGDGNLHPQILFDEYDPDQVERTHKVEEEIFRLAIRLNGTLSGEHGIGLSKAAYMDLEHDPVEMELMRKIKRTLDPNNIMNPGKRAL from the coding sequence ATGATCATCGAAAAGTTGATCGAGATGGTGGGTCGGGACAACGCCACCGACCAGTTGGAAGAGCTTGTCCCTTACAGTTACGATGCCTCCATGAACGTCCATCGGCCCGACGCCGTGGTCTGGCCTGAATCGACCGAACAGGTGATCCAAATTGTCAAGTTTGCCAACGAAGAGAAGATCCCCATCATCCCCAGGGGGGCCGGAACCAGCCTGAGCGGCGGGGTCGTCCCCATCCAAGGCGGGATCGTCATCGACCTCTCCAAGATGAATCGAATCCTCGAGATCAGCATCGAGAACCGTTACGCCCGGGTCGAAGCAGGGGTGATCTGTGACGATCTGAACCGGGAGTTGGCCAAACACGGGTTTGTCTTCCCTCCCGATCCCGCAAGCAGTTCTGTGGCGACCATCGGAGGCAATGTCGCCACCAATGCAGGGGGCATCAAGGGCGCCAAATACGGAACCACCCGCGATTATGTCCTCGGACTTCAGGTCGTCCTTCCCACGGGCGAACGGATGCGCACGGGGGCCTATACGATGAAGAGCGTCTCGGGTTACGATCTGGCCAAGCTCTTCGTCGGAGCCGAGGGCACCCTGGGCGTCATCACCGAAGTCACTCTGAAGATCAATCCCCTGCCCCGACATGCGATGACCGCGGTGGCCACCTACCAGAGGCTGGAGGATGCGGGCCGGGCCATCTTCCAGACCATGACGAGCGGGGTCATCCCCAGTGTCATGGAGATCATGGACAAGGTGACCCTCCGATCGATTAAGGAGAATACCGACATCCCCCTGCCCGAAGCCGAGGCCATGATCCTGACGGAGACCGACGGGTTCACCTGGGAAGAGGTCGAGGCCCAGATGGAGGTGGTCCTCGACATCTTGAAGAAGAACCATCCCATCGAGATCAAAACGGCCAAAGACGAGAAGGATCGTCTCCATCTCTGGAAGGCGAGAAAGTCCGCCTATGCGACCCTGGCCCGTGTGAGCAACAGCTTCGTCCTCGACGATGTGACCGTCCCCATCTCAAGGATTCCCCAATTATTGGTGGGCATTCAGGAGATCTCCCAAAAATACCGGATCACGGTCGCCACCTTCGGCCATGCGGGCGATGGGAACCTCCATCCGCAGATCCTCTTCGATGAATACGACCCCGACCAGGTCGAACGGACCCATAAAGTGGAGGAGGAGATCTTTCGCCTCGCCATCCGCCTCAACGGTACCCTGAGCGGCGAGCACGGGATCGGCCTCTCCAAGGCAGCCTACATGGATCTGGAACACGATCCGGTCGAGATGGAACTGATGAGAAAGATCAAGAGGACCCTCGACCCCAACAACATCATGAACCCGGGCAAAAGAGCCCTTTAG
- a CDS encoding FadR family transcriptional regulator: MFNAIKRTKISEDIVNQIKRLISEGKLKPGDKLPPERELVKQLGVSRPSLREALNALVAMGLLEVRQAKRTYVRSVTSKLIEDPLALLIKADAQKVFDLIEVRKAIETWSAYHAAQKASKEDIERLRSIIEQMRKTFEEGRSWEKEDADFHLAIAQATHNTIQVHIMSGIYDLLRQSMAKVFINRDQVKKLIDHHHQIFLAIKNRAPEKARQKTLDHLNFVEAELKRQTSEKGS; encoded by the coding sequence ATGTTCAACGCCATCAAACGGACCAAGATCTCAGAGGATATCGTCAATCAAATCAAGAGGTTAATTTCAGAAGGGAAGTTAAAGCCCGGAGACAAGCTTCCCCCCGAACGAGAGCTTGTCAAACAGTTGGGGGTCAGCCGCCCCTCCTTGAGGGAGGCCCTCAACGCCCTGGTGGCCATGGGGCTCCTTGAAGTGAGGCAGGCCAAGAGGACTTATGTCCGCTCGGTCACCTCGAAACTGATCGAAGACCCCCTCGCCCTTCTTATCAAAGCCGACGCGCAGAAGGTCTTCGACCTCATTGAGGTGAGGAAGGCCATCGAGACCTGGTCCGCCTATCATGCGGCACAGAAGGCCTCAAAAGAAGACATCGAGAGGCTTCGCTCCATCATTGAGCAGATGCGAAAGACCTTTGAAGAAGGTCGGTCCTGGGAAAAGGAGGATGCGGACTTTCACCTGGCCATCGCCCAAGCGACCCATAACACGATCCAGGTCCACATCATGTCCGGGATCTATGACCTGTTGAGGCAATCCATGGCCAAAGTCTTCATCAACCGGGATCAGGTCAAAAAGTTGATCGACCATCACCACCAGATCTTCCTGGCCATCAAAAACCGAGCCCCTGAAAAGGCAAGGCAGAAGACCCTGGATCACCTCAATTTCGTCGAGGCCGAGCTCAAGAGGCAGACCTCCGAGAAAGGATCCTAA
- a CDS encoding D-glycerate dehydrogenase, producing the protein MRPKVLVTREVFDEVLDYLSRYFEVTSNQSDVPFDSETLAAKLSDKEGALITLSDRIDSVLLSRCPHLKAVCNIAVGYNNIDLEACTRAKVMATNTPGVLDDTTADFTWALILATARRLTEAEAYLRSGQWDGWKLKQFLGLDVHHATLGILGLGRIGQAVAKRAVGFEMKILYHDIRRAAPEVEQACRATFVTKEELLSQADILTLHVPYSPETHHLIGPVELRRMKPTAVLINAARGGVVDDAALIEALRSGTIAGAGLDVFENEPKFNPQFLELKNVVLAPHIASSSRATRYRMAMLAAENLVAALTTGKPPNWLNPF; encoded by the coding sequence ATGAGGCCTAAAGTCCTGGTGACCCGAGAGGTCTTCGATGAGGTGCTCGATTATCTCTCCCGATACTTCGAGGTGACCTCGAATCAATCGGATGTCCCGTTCGATTCCGAAACGCTCGCTGCCAAACTCTCCGATAAAGAGGGGGCCCTGATCACCCTGTCGGACAGGATCGATTCCGTCCTCCTCTCACGGTGTCCCCATCTAAAAGCCGTCTGTAACATCGCCGTGGGTTACAACAACATCGATCTCGAGGCCTGTACCCGGGCCAAGGTGATGGCCACCAATACCCCGGGCGTCCTCGACGACACCACCGCGGATTTCACCTGGGCCTTGATCCTGGCCACCGCCCGTCGGTTGACCGAAGCCGAGGCCTACCTTCGCTCCGGCCAGTGGGATGGGTGGAAGCTCAAACAGTTTCTCGGCCTCGACGTTCACCATGCCACCCTGGGTATCCTCGGCCTCGGACGCATCGGTCAGGCCGTGGCGAAAAGGGCCGTCGGTTTCGAGATGAAGATCCTCTACCATGACATTCGCCGGGCCGCTCCGGAGGTTGAACAGGCCTGCAGGGCGACGTTCGTGACCAAGGAAGAGCTTCTCTCCCAGGCCGATATTCTCACCCTCCACGTCCCCTATTCTCCGGAAACCCACCACCTGATCGGTCCCGTTGAATTGAGGCGGATGAAACCAACCGCGGTCCTCATCAACGCGGCCCGGGGCGGGGTGGTGGACGATGCCGCACTGATCGAGGCCCTCCGTTCGGGAACGATCGCAGGCGCAGGCCTCGATGTCTTCGAGAATGAGCCGAAGTTCAACCCTCAATTCCTCGAATTGAAGAACGTGGTCCTCGCCCCTCATATCGCCAGTTCTTCACGGGCTACCCGCTACCGGATGGCGATGCTGGCCGCAGAAAACCTGGTAGCGGCCCTCACCACGGGAAAACCCCCGAACTGGCTCAATCCTTTCTAA
- a CDS encoding TRAP transporter large permease subunit yields MKKEAWFGLSIMAVVVFIVFMIMPPPSEMTTGHLGLLMLAMIVVAIMLGFPTAFTLMGMGTMFAYFAYRSVNPETAVRQTLDLMVARAYAVMNNDVLIAIPLFVFMGYLVQRSNLIEMLFKGLHLATARIPGSLAVATIATCAVFATATGIIGAAVTLMGLLAFPAMLKAGYGIKLSAGAVTAGGTLGILIPPSVLLILYGATAGVSVVQLYAGAFFPGFMLASLYIAYVIVLAKLRPDVAPPLPEEERRVELPSYEKSIIENLKTRNVMKGFVKALLKNRVVKIPPRTLIGQLGIGLLPVFAAVLLLGGIYLTLTAPEAVVVGVQEMGLASRIEGEAAPETETSLKVEELTGLQEPPSEEAAEGEKPSGAVEEAPQPQTEAEAPQEAPPSQVATGERKPAPRGFWIAVGIVAAGFVLFYSIFNFVRFEIFKILLKSFFPLAILVLGVLGTIILGLATPGEAAAMGSFGGIVLAAAYRQLNFKMLKESVFLTAKTSAMVCWLFVGSSMFAAAFALLGGQEIINDWVKSLDLTAIQFMILAQVIIFLLGWPLEWTEIIVIFMPIFIPLLSHFQIDPLFFGLLVALNLQTAFLSPPVAMAAFYLKGVAPPHVTLNQIFLGMMPFMGIQVIAIIILYIFPQIGLWLPSLVYK; encoded by the coding sequence GTGAAGAAAGAGGCTTGGTTTGGACTGTCGATCATGGCGGTGGTGGTGTTTATCGTCTTCATGATCATGCCCCCGCCTTCCGAAATGACCACCGGCCATCTGGGTTTATTGATGCTCGCCATGATCGTGGTGGCGATCATGCTCGGCTTCCCCACCGCCTTCACCTTGATGGGAATGGGCACCATGTTCGCTTATTTCGCCTATCGGAGCGTGAACCCGGAGACGGCCGTGCGCCAGACCCTGGATCTGATGGTGGCCCGGGCCTACGCTGTGATGAACAACGACGTCCTCATCGCCATTCCCCTTTTCGTCTTCATGGGTTATCTGGTCCAGCGTTCCAACCTCATCGAGATGCTTTTTAAAGGGCTGCATCTGGCGACCGCGCGCATTCCAGGTTCGCTGGCGGTGGCCACCATTGCCACGTGCGCGGTCTTTGCGACGGCCACAGGGATCATCGGTGCGGCCGTGACGTTGATGGGGCTTCTGGCCTTTCCGGCCATGCTCAAGGCGGGATACGGGATCAAGCTCTCTGCCGGAGCGGTCACCGCGGGTGGGACCTTGGGAATCCTGATCCCTCCCTCGGTCCTTCTCATCCTATACGGGGCCACCGCGGGCGTCTCCGTCGTTCAGCTCTATGCAGGCGCCTTCTTCCCCGGCTTCATGCTCGCCTCTCTCTATATCGCGTACGTCATCGTCCTTGCGAAACTGAGGCCAGACGTCGCCCCTCCCCTTCCGGAAGAGGAACGCCGAGTGGAGCTGCCCTCCTATGAAAAGTCCATCATCGAAAACTTGAAAACCCGGAATGTCATGAAAGGGTTTGTGAAAGCCTTATTGAAAAACAGAGTGGTGAAGATCCCTCCACGCACGCTCATCGGCCAATTGGGGATCGGCCTCCTGCCCGTCTTCGCGGCAGTCCTTTTGCTGGGGGGGATCTATCTCACCTTGACCGCGCCCGAGGCGGTCGTAGTGGGCGTCCAGGAGATGGGTTTGGCCTCGAGAATAGAAGGAGAGGCCGCGCCCGAAACCGAAACCTCCCTGAAGGTGGAAGAGTTGACCGGACTGCAAGAACCCCCTTCCGAGGAAGCGGCCGAAGGTGAGAAGCCCTCCGGAGCCGTGGAAGAGGCTCCCCAGCCTCAAACCGAGGCGGAAGCCCCTCAGGAAGCCCCGCCGTCCCAGGTCGCCACGGGAGAACGAAAACCCGCTCCAAGGGGGTTCTGGATTGCCGTAGGAATCGTGGCCGCCGGCTTCGTCCTCTTCTATTCCATTTTCAACTTCGTCCGCTTCGAAATCTTCAAAATCCTTCTAAAGTCCTTCTTCCCCTTGGCCATCCTGGTCCTGGGGGTTCTGGGAACGATCATCCTCGGCCTGGCCACGCCCGGCGAAGCCGCTGCGATGGGCTCCTTTGGAGGGATTGTCCTGGCGGCCGCCTACCGACAACTCAACTTCAAGATGCTCAAAGAATCGGTCTTCCTCACGGCCAAAACAAGCGCGATGGTCTGCTGGCTCTTCGTGGGTTCGAGCATGTTCGCCGCGGCCTTCGCCCTCCTCGGAGGACAGGAGATCATCAACGATTGGGTGAAGTCGCTCGATCTGACGGCCATTCAGTTCATGATCCTGGCCCAAGTTATCATCTTCCTCCTCGGCTGGCCCCTGGAGTGGACAGAGATCATCGTCATCTTCATGCCCATCTTCATCCCTCTTCTGTCGCACTTCCAGATCGATCCCCTCTTCTTCGGCCTCCTGGTAGCCCTCAACCTCCAGACCGCATTCCTCTCCCCACCGGTGGCCATGGCGGCCTTTTACCTGAAAGGGGTTGCCCCTCCCCATGTCACCCTGAACCAGATCTTTTTGGGGATGATGCCCTTCATGGGAATTCAGGTCATCGCCATCATCATCCTATATATTTTCCCACAGATCGGGTTGTGGCTTCCCTCCCTGGTGTATAAATAA
- a CDS encoding TRAP transporter small permease subunit translates to MQKILLFIDEFSTWVGKIFSWLIVSLTFLITFEVFSRYVLRSPHPWAFDIMLQMYGTMFMMAGAYTLATNAHVRGDVLYRFFPPRVQGTLDLILYTLFFIPGIVGLCWAGYIYAGESWAIRERSSIIADGPPLYWFKTVIPVAGGIILLQGFVEMIRCIRCIKNGQWPSREKDVEEVDVEELKEMVHVKDEDIQKLDELIKTKKGDEK, encoded by the coding sequence ATGCAAAAAATACTCCTCTTCATCGATGAGTTCAGCACGTGGGTCGGGAAAATCTTCTCCTGGCTCATCGTCTCCCTTACCTTCCTCATCACCTTCGAGGTCTTCAGCCGCTATGTGCTTCGCTCTCCCCATCCCTGGGCCTTCGACATCATGCTCCAGATGTATGGGACGATGTTTATGATGGCAGGCGCCTACACGCTTGCGACGAATGCCCATGTCCGCGGGGACGTCCTCTACCGGTTCTTTCCCCCCAGGGTCCAGGGCACGCTCGATTTGATCCTCTATACCCTCTTTTTCATCCCGGGCATCGTGGGGCTCTGTTGGGCCGGCTATATCTATGCCGGGGAATCCTGGGCCATCCGGGAGCGGTCGAGCATCATCGCCGATGGACCTCCTCTTTACTGGTTCAAGACGGTCATTCCGGTCGCGGGAGGGATCATCTTGCTTCAGGGATTTGTCGAAATGATCCGTTGTATTCGCTGCATCAAAAACGGCCAGTGGCCCTCTCGCGAAAAGGATGTGGAGGAGGTGGACGTCGAAGAGCTGAAGGAGATGGTCCACGTAAAGGACGAAGACATCCAGAAACTGGACGAATTGATTAAAACGAAGAAAGGGGACGAGAAGTGA
- a CDS encoding acetate--CoA ligase family protein, giving the protein MARLYEYQGKQLLKTAKVAVPQGEVATTPEEARKIAEKIGRPVAIKAQIWAGGRGKAGGIKFASSPEEAEKVASELLGSKLKGLTVEKVLVEEKLDIDQEYYAGVIIDASREVRAPVVMFSTEGGVEIESVPSEKISQMTVNVLRGFKLYDALNLAVSLKVPNKHLQGVAQAIMGLFQTFKNYNCRTAEINPLVLTKDGKILAGDCRMAIDDSSVFRHPELGIEVARESATPPTELDKIAWKIEEDDLRGTCYIAQMAEDIKELNYVGYHGIGGGGAILGVDALNRQGLKIANYADTSGNPTAAKVYRAAKLILNQPGIEGYMLGGFIVANQEQWHHAHGVVKALREEIPKRPGFPCVILLCGNREKESMEILKEGTADLPGRFEFYGSDKVYETEFLAKRMKALILEYRKDRGIKEE; this is encoded by the coding sequence ATGGCTCGATTGTACGAGTATCAGGGGAAGCAATTGTTGAAGACCGCCAAAGTGGCCGTGCCTCAGGGAGAGGTGGCGACCACCCCCGAGGAGGCGAGGAAGATCGCCGAAAAGATCGGAAGGCCTGTGGCGATCAAGGCCCAGATCTGGGCAGGGGGCCGTGGAAAAGCAGGTGGCATCAAGTTCGCCTCTTCGCCGGAGGAGGCGGAGAAGGTCGCAAGCGAGTTGCTCGGCTCCAAGCTCAAAGGGCTGACGGTTGAGAAGGTCCTGGTCGAGGAGAAGCTCGATATCGACCAGGAGTATTATGCCGGGGTCATCATCGACGCCTCCCGGGAGGTCCGTGCGCCGGTGGTGATGTTCAGCACCGAAGGCGGGGTGGAGATCGAGTCGGTCCCCTCGGAAAAGATCTCCCAGATGACGGTCAATGTGCTCAGGGGTTTCAAACTCTATGACGCCCTGAACCTCGCCGTGAGTCTGAAGGTCCCCAACAAACACCTTCAGGGGGTGGCCCAGGCCATCATGGGTCTCTTTCAAACCTTCAAAAACTATAACTGCCGGACCGCAGAGATCAATCCCCTTGTCCTGACAAAGGACGGAAAGATCCTTGCGGGAGATTGCCGGATGGCCATCGATGACTCTTCGGTCTTCCGCCATCCCGAGCTGGGGATCGAGGTGGCACGGGAATCTGCCACGCCCCCTACCGAACTGGACAAGATCGCCTGGAAGATCGAGGAGGATGATCTCCGGGGCACCTGCTACATCGCTCAGATGGCCGAGGACATCAAGGAGCTCAATTACGTGGGATACCACGGGATCGGCGGCGGTGGGGCGATCCTCGGCGTGGATGCCCTGAACCGGCAGGGATTGAAGATCGCCAATTATGCCGATACGAGCGGAAACCCCACGGCCGCCAAGGTTTACCGGGCCGCCAAACTGATCCTCAACCAGCCCGGGATCGAGGGCTACATGTTGGGGGGCTTCATCGTGGCCAATCAGGAGCAGTGGCACCACGCCCATGGCGTGGTGAAGGCCCTCCGGGAGGAGATCCCCAAGAGGCCCGGCTTCCCCTGTGTCATCCTCCTCTGCGGGAACAGGGAGAAGGAATCGATGGAGATATTAAAGGAAGGGACGGCGGATCTTCCTGGCCGATTTGAATTCTATGGAAGCGACAAGGTTTATGAGACCGAATTTTTGGCCAAACGGATGAAGGCCCTGATCTTAGAATATCGGAAGGACCGCGGGATAAAGGAGGAGTAG
- a CDS encoding CoA-binding protein: protein MAILLEKNTTVLVQGITGREGSARAVFMKNYGTKVVAGVTPGRGGEDVSGIPVYNTVAEAVKAHGPIDASVTFVPGPGLKDAVFEAIDGGIKFIVMPVERVPLYDILEMMAYAKQHGVRLLGPGSIGIMSPGIAVMGWLGGSPDFAKRVFVPGPIGVISRSGGQSGTVPWAIKEAGMGVSTVVHIGTEPVIGTSCGDLLPLFEKDPDTKAVAMFGEIGGPYEEEAAEAVRNKTFTKPLVVYVAGAWAPEGMRFSHASSIIERGRGSAKDKIKSLKEAGVHVVDRPDEIAPTLKRLLNL, encoded by the coding sequence ATGGCTATCTTGCTCGAAAAGAATACGACGGTTCTCGTTCAGGGAATTACGGGTCGAGAGGGTTCGGCCCGGGCCGTTTTTATGAAAAACTACGGGACCAAGGTCGTCGCCGGCGTCACCCCCGGACGGGGTGGGGAGGATGTTTCCGGGATACCCGTTTACAACACGGTGGCCGAGGCGGTCAAGGCCCATGGCCCCATCGATGCCAGCGTCACCTTCGTTCCCGGGCCTGGGCTGAAGGATGCCGTTTTTGAGGCGATCGACGGCGGCATCAAATTCATCGTGATGCCGGTGGAACGCGTCCCTCTCTACGATATTCTTGAGATGATGGCCTATGCCAAACAGCACGGGGTCCGGCTCCTCGGTCCCGGGTCGATCGGGATCATGAGTCCCGGCATCGCCGTGATGGGCTGGCTCGGTGGATCTCCGGATTTCGCCAAGAGGGTCTTCGTGCCGGGGCCGATCGGCGTCATCTCCCGAAGCGGGGGACAGTCGGGGACCGTTCCCTGGGCGATCAAAGAGGCCGGGATGGGGGTGAGCACGGTGGTCCACATCGGGACCGAACCGGTGATCGGGACCTCTTGCGGCGATCTCCTCCCCCTCTTTGAGAAGGACCCGGATACGAAAGCGGTGGCCATGTTCGGTGAGATCGGTGGCCCATACGAGGAGGAGGCCGCCGAGGCGGTCAGGAATAAAACCTTCACCAAGCCTTTGGTGGTCTATGTGGCAGGTGCCTGGGCCCCTGAAGGGATGCGGTTCTCCCATGCGAGCAGCATCATCGAGAGGGGGAGGGGCTCGGCCAAGGACAAGATCAAATCCCTCAAGGAGGCCGGAGTCCATGTGGTGGACCGACCCGACGAGATCGCTCCCACGCTGAAGAGGTTGCTGAACCTTTGA